A genomic window from Myotis daubentonii chromosome 4, mMyoDau2.1, whole genome shotgun sequence includes:
- the STUB1 gene encoding E3 ubiquitin-protein ligase CHIP, protein MKGKEEKEGGARLGAAGGSPEKSPSAQELKEQGNRLFVGRKYPEAAACYGRAITRNPLVAVYYTNRALCYLKMQQHEQALADCRRALELDGQSVKAHFFLGQCQLEMESYDEAIANLQRAYNLAKEQRLNFGDDIPSALRIAKKKRWNSIEERRIHQENELHSYLTRLIVAERERELEECQRNHEGDEDDGHVRAQQACIEAKHDKYLADMDDLFSQVDEKRKKRDIPDYLCGKISFELMREPCITPSGITYDRKDIEEHLQRVGHFDPVTRSPLTQEQLIPNLAMKEVIDAFISENGWVEDY, encoded by the exons ATGAAGggcaaggaggagaaggagggcgGCGCGCGGCTGGGCGCAGCTGGCGGAAGCCCGGAGAAGAGCCCGAGCGCGCAGGAGCTCAAGGAGCAGGGCAACCGGCTCTTCGTGGGCCGCAAGTACCCGGAGGCGGCGGCCTGCTACGGCCGCGCCATC ACCCGGAATCCCCTGGTGGCAGTGTATTACACCAACCGGGCACTGTGCTACCTGAAGATGCAGCAGCACGAGCAGGCCCTGGCTGACTGCCGGCGCGCCTTGGAGCTGGATGGGCAGTCCGTGAAGGCACACTTTTTCCTGGGGCAGTGCCAGTTGGAGATGGAGAGCTATGATGAGGCGATTGCCAACTTGCAGCGAG CCTACAACCTGGCTAAGGAGCAGCGACTCAACTTTGGGGACGACATCCCCAGTGCTCTGCGCATCGCCAAGAAGAAGCGCTGGAATAGCATTGAGGAGCGGCGCATCCACCAGGAGAACGAGCTGCACTCCTACCTCACAAGACTCATTGTGGCCGAGCGTGAGAG GGAGCTGGAAGAGTGTCAGCGGAACCATGAGGGTGATGAGGATGATGGCCACGTCCGGGCCCAGCAGGCCTGCATCGAGGCCAAGCAC GACAAGTACTTAGCAGACATGGATGACCTCTTCTCCCAGGTGGATGAGAAGAGAAAG AAGCGAGACATCCCTGACTATCTGTGTGGCAAAATCAGCTTTGAGCTGATGCGGGAGCCGTGCATCACACCCAGTGGCATCACCTATGACCGTAAGGACATTGAGGAGCACCTGCAG CGTGTGGGCCACTTTGACCCTGTGACCCGGAGCCCTCTGACCCAGGAACAGCTCATCCCCAACCTGGCCATGAAAGAGGTCATCGATGCATTCATCTCTGAGAATGGCTGGGTGGAGGACTACTGA
- the JMJD8 gene encoding jmjC domain-containing protein 8 isoform X3, giving the protein MARRGHRLLLLVLWTLTAPARPGPGEEGDGGWQRRGAAPAAVAEEERCTVERRADLSYAEFVQHYAFSRPVILQGLTDNSRFRALCSRKRLLASFGDNVIRLSTANTYSYQKDTLYFFGDNNFTEWASLFRHYIPPPFGLLGTTPAYSFGIAGTGSGVPFHWHGPGFSEVIYGRKRWFLYPPEKTPEFHPNKTTLAWLQDTYPALTPSARPLECTIQAGEVLYFPDRWWHATLNLDTSVFISTFLS; this is encoded by the exons ATGGCGCGGCGGGGGCACAGGCTCTTGCTGCTAGTGCTCTGGACGCTGACGGCTcctgcccggcccggccccggagAAGAGGGCGATGGAGGGTG GCAGCGGCGCGGAGCCGCCCCGGCGGCGGTGGCGGAAGAGGAGCGCTGCACCGTGGAGCGCAGGGCGGACCTCAGCTACGCGGAGTTCGTTCAGCA CTACGCCTTCTCCAGACCTGTCATTCTGCAGGGACTCACAGACAACTCA AGGTTCCGGGCTCTGTGCTCCCGCAAAAGGCTGCTGGCATCATTTGGGGACAACGTGATTCGGCTGAGCACTGCCAACACCTACTCCTACCAGAAAG ACACTCTGTACTTCTTTGGGGACAACAACTTCACTGAATGGGCATCACTGTTTCGGCATTACATCCCACCCCCATTCGGTCTGCTGGGAACCACTCCTGCTTACAGCTTTGGGATCGCAG GAACTGGCTCTGGGGTGCCCTTCCACTGGCACGGGCCTGGGTTCTCAGAAGTCATCTACGGACGAAAG cgcTGGTTCCTATATCCTCCTGAGAAGACCCCGGAGTTCCACCCCAATAAGACCACTCTGGCCTGGCTCCAGGACACCTACCCAGCCCTGACACCATCTGCACGGCCCTTGGAGTGCACCATCCAGGCTGGTGAG GTTCTGTATTTCCCTGACCGATGGTGGCATGCCACACTCAACCTTGACACCAGTGTTTTCATCTCTACCTTCCTCAGCTAG
- the JMJD8 gene encoding jmjC domain-containing protein 8 isoform X2, whose translation MARRGHRLLLLVLWTLTAPARPGPGEEGDGGWQRRGAAPAAVAEEERCTVERRADLSYAEFVQHYAFSRPVILQGLTDNSRFRALCSRKRLLASFGDNVIRLSTANTYSYQKVDLLFQEYVEQLHPQDPTSLGNNTLYFFGDNNFTEWASLFRHYIPPPFGLLGTTPAYSFGIAGTGSGVPFHWHGPGFSEVIYGRKRWFLYPPEKTPEFHPNKTTLAWLQDTYPALTPSARPLECTIQAGEVLYFPDRWWHATLNLDTSVFISTFLS comes from the exons ATGGCGCGGCGGGGGCACAGGCTCTTGCTGCTAGTGCTCTGGACGCTGACGGCTcctgcccggcccggccccggagAAGAGGGCGATGGAGGGTG GCAGCGGCGCGGAGCCGCCCCGGCGGCGGTGGCGGAAGAGGAGCGCTGCACCGTGGAGCGCAGGGCGGACCTCAGCTACGCGGAGTTCGTTCAGCA CTACGCCTTCTCCAGACCTGTCATTCTGCAGGGACTCACAGACAACTCA AGGTTCCGGGCTCTGTGCTCCCGCAAAAGGCTGCTGGCATCATTTGGGGACAACGTGATTCGGCTGAGCACTGCCAACACCTACTCCTACCAGAAAG tggaCCTACTCTTCCAGGAGTATGTGGAGCAGCTGCACCCCCAGGACCCCACCTCCCTAGGCAATA ACACTCTGTACTTCTTTGGGGACAACAACTTCACTGAATGGGCATCACTGTTTCGGCATTACATCCCACCCCCATTCGGTCTGCTGGGAACCACTCCTGCTTACAGCTTTGGGATCGCAG GAACTGGCTCTGGGGTGCCCTTCCACTGGCACGGGCCTGGGTTCTCAGAAGTCATCTACGGACGAAAG cgcTGGTTCCTATATCCTCCTGAGAAGACCCCGGAGTTCCACCCCAATAAGACCACTCTGGCCTGGCTCCAGGACACCTACCCAGCCCTGACACCATCTGCACGGCCCTTGGAGTGCACCATCCAGGCTGGTGAG GTTCTGTATTTCCCTGACCGATGGTGGCATGCCACACTCAACCTTGACACCAGTGTTTTCATCTCTACCTTCCTCAGCTAG
- the JMJD8 gene encoding jmjC domain-containing protein 8 isoform X1 → MARRGHRLLLLVLWTLTAPARPGPGEEGDGGWQRRGAAPAAVAEEERCTVERRADLSYAEFVQHYAFSRPVILQGLTDNSRFRALCSRKRLLASFGDNVIRLSTANTYSYQKVDLLFQEYVEQLHPQDPTSLGNSEHLGWRQWVGEVALGSAQVQDPCFLLSSLLTDTLYFFGDNNFTEWASLFRHYIPPPFGLLGTTPAYSFGIAGTGSGVPFHWHGPGFSEVIYGRKRWFLYPPEKTPEFHPNKTTLAWLQDTYPALTPSARPLECTIQAGEVLYFPDRWWHATLNLDTSVFISTFLS, encoded by the exons ATGGCGCGGCGGGGGCACAGGCTCTTGCTGCTAGTGCTCTGGACGCTGACGGCTcctgcccggcccggccccggagAAGAGGGCGATGGAGGGTG GCAGCGGCGCGGAGCCGCCCCGGCGGCGGTGGCGGAAGAGGAGCGCTGCACCGTGGAGCGCAGGGCGGACCTCAGCTACGCGGAGTTCGTTCAGCA CTACGCCTTCTCCAGACCTGTCATTCTGCAGGGACTCACAGACAACTCA AGGTTCCGGGCTCTGTGCTCCCGCAAAAGGCTGCTGGCATCATTTGGGGACAACGTGATTCGGCTGAGCACTGCCAACACCTACTCCTACCAGAAAG tggaCCTACTCTTCCAGGAGTATGTGGAGCAGCTGCACCCCCAGGACCCCACCTCCCTAGGCAATAGTGAGCACTTGGGCTGGAGGCAGTGGGTTGGGGAGGTGGcacttggaagtgcccaggtgcaGGACCCCTGCTTCCTCCTGTCTTCTTTGCTGACAGACACTCTGTACTTCTTTGGGGACAACAACTTCACTGAATGGGCATCACTGTTTCGGCATTACATCCCACCCCCATTCGGTCTGCTGGGAACCACTCCTGCTTACAGCTTTGGGATCGCAG GAACTGGCTCTGGGGTGCCCTTCCACTGGCACGGGCCTGGGTTCTCAGAAGTCATCTACGGACGAAAG cgcTGGTTCCTATATCCTCCTGAGAAGACCCCGGAGTTCCACCCCAATAAGACCACTCTGGCCTGGCTCCAGGACACCTACCCAGCCCTGACACCATCTGCACGGCCCTTGGAGTGCACCATCCAGGCTGGTGAG GTTCTGTATTTCCCTGACCGATGGTGGCATGCCACACTCAACCTTGACACCAGTGTTTTCATCTCTACCTTCCTCAGCTAG